In one window of Nothobranchius furzeri strain GRZ-AD chromosome 11, NfurGRZ-RIMD1, whole genome shotgun sequence DNA:
- the tax1bp1a gene encoding tax1-binding protein 1 homolog A isoform X3, with translation MSSFQVVDSSPGSSVSIMETSNFAHVIFQDVGKSFLPQAPLECRYTLTPYITPHPKDWVGIFKVGWSTARDYYTFLWSPMPESYEPGTTVHRTVVFQGYYVPKSDGEFYQFCYVTHTGDIRGASTPFQFRSATPTEELLTVAEDDSSSDILVVTTKTGLLERVEEAQQERRELLKAMRLLQEEKQQLQEEQKQLVREREQERETCCLLRTHNQELLRSSQGLSEEREDIRRKLTEAKDRIRQLEEDLLGVTQRGLQKETELDCLRDRLKKLTAERDGLESQLKNEKDERDLYKAHLRSTELENTKLSAELQMLKAVELNREVTIAQFQEELDRLRVCKAQRDGLEKELMVHRADKAELGRVHEQLRQTEEQLQASRQQACLLASELRDSTSTRDHTMSELYHARVEADELRVSLADAQAECRRMESQLDRMRSTSHKEVGVATGGEVAPSVVVVSEAEAELQREVEELKLRLHMAAEHYKEKYRECQRLRRQVAKLNTADSQADSKRNVSTETTQEPPASVPESPRKVLPEAAVASVLPTSADAYASTEMQERQEGSSKAGSETKPKKKEEKENLPEESLRMASWVEVGTERLSAGENSEAETRQTAERVSDGVEEEERQMTLEGEGRSTKEAETEQTRSVEAELATMEEKWREQCAFNETLKQQLAGEEERLRVQMAERTSEVTELKRHLAQALKDKQQLQEELQRFLFRQREMEAHGAEVRQPMLLRYPLPYPQNPSPPPLVPQRPAELQYGNPYSTEAPRDRVDVTLSPDQISHPSSEASPCTLPCAPPLSPPSPGPGAPGWAREVVCIQPARSSSPPENIEHPPEAQKVSDGARPSCDHQSSGCGDARRSFCFDSSSDIHKRCPLCEVIFPPHFEQRSFEQHVESHWKVCPVCSEQFPLNCQQQLFERHVLTHFDGHVLNFEQME, from the exons ATGTCATCCTTCCAGGTGGTGGATTCATCGCCCGGCAGCAGCGTCAGCATCATGGAGACATCCAACTTTGCCCATGTCATCTTCCAGGATGTGGGGAAGAGCTTCCTGCCCCAGGCTCCTCTAGAGTGCCGTTACACCTTGACCCCTTacatcaccccccaccccaaagacTGGGTGGGCATTTTTAAG GTGGGCTGGAGCACAGCCAGGGATTACTACACCTTCCTCTGGTCTCCTATGCCAGAAAGCTATGAACCTGGAACTACTGTTCACAGAACAGTGGTGTTtcaag GTTACTACGTTCCCAAGTCTGACGGGGAGTTTTACCAGTTCTGTTACGTTACTCACACGGGTGACATCAGAGGAGCTAGCACGCCGTTCCAGTTCAGGTCGGCCACGCCCACAGAGGAGCTGCTGACTGTGGCTGAAGACGACAGCAGCTCAGACATACTGGTCGTCACCACCAAGACCGGTTTACTGGAG CGTGTGGAGGAGGCACAGCAGGAGCGGAGGGAGCTGCTGAAGGCCATGCGCCTCCTGCAGGAGGAGAAGCAGCAGCTGCAAGAAGAGCAGAAGCAACTGGTCAGGGAGCGGGAGCAGGAGAGGGAGACGTGTTGTCTCCTGAGGacacacaaccag gagctgctgcgATCCTCGCAGGGACTGTCTGAGGAGAGGGAAGACATACGAAGGAAGCTGACCGAGGCCAAAGACCGGATCCGGCAGCTGGAGGAGGACCTGCTGGGGGTCACCCAGAGGGGTCTGCAGAAGGAGACGGAGCTGGACTG TCTTCGTGACCGCCTGAAGAAGCTGACCGCAGAGCGAGACGGTCTGGAGAGCCAGCTGAAGAACGAGAAGGATGAGCGAGACCTGTACAAG GCTCACCTGCGCAGCACCGAGCTGGAGAACACCAAGCTGAGCGCGGAGCTGCAGATGCTGAAGGCGGTGGAGCTGAACAGGGAGGTGACCATCGCTCAGTTCCAGGAGGAGCTGGACAGGCTGAGAGTCTGCAAGGCCCAGAGGGACGGCCTGGAGAAGGAGCTGATGGTGCACAGAGCAGACAAG GCGGAACTGGGTCGGGTTCACGAGCAGCTCCGTCAGACTGAGGAGCAGCTCCAGGCGTCCCGGCAGCAGGCCTGCCTACTGGCCTCAGAGCTGCGTGACTCCACCAGCACCCGCGACCACACCATGTCAGAGCTGTACCACGCCCGCGTGGAGGCCGACGAGCTCCGCGTCAGCCTGGCTGATGCTCAGGCTGAGTGCCGGCGCATGGAGAGCCAGCTGGACCGCATGAGGAGCACCTCTCACAAGGAGGTG GGAGTTGCAACAGGCGGGGAGGTGGCACCCAGCGTGGTGGTGGTGTCAGAGGCCGAGGCCGAGCTGCAGAGggaggtggaggagctgaagctgCGCCTCCACATGGCTGCTGAGCATTATAAGGAGAAATACCGGGAGTGTCAGCGGCTCCGTAGGCAGGTGGCCAAGCTCAACACTGCTGATTCACAGGCA GACTCAAAGAGGAACGTTTCCACAGAGACGACGCAGGAGCCTCCCGCGTCTGTTCCAGAGTCTCCTAGAAAAG TTCTCCCAGAAGCTGCCGTCGCCTCTGTGCTGCCCACGTCCGCCGATGCTTACGCCAGCACGGAGATGCAGGAAAGGCAGGAGGGCAGCTCAAAGGCTGGGAGTGAAACCAAACCCAAGaaaaaggaggagaaggagaacctCCCTGAGGAAAGCCTGAGGATGGCGAGCTGGGTGGAGGTGGGCACGGAGAGGCTGAGCGCCGGGGAGAACTCTGAGGCAGAAACCAGGCAGACAGCAGAGCGGGTGAGTGacggagtggaggaggaggagaggcagATGACTCTGGAGGGGGAGGGGAGGAGCACCAAGGAGGCAGAAACGGAGCAGACGCGCTCGGTGGAGGCAGAGCTGGCCACGATGGAGGAGAAATGGAGGGAGCAGTGCGCCTTCAACGAGACGCTTAAACAGCAGCTGGCTGGCGAGGAGGAGCGACTCAGA GTGCAGATGGCGGAGCGAACCAGTGAGGTGACTGAACTGAAACGTCACCTGGCCCAGGCTCTGAAGGACAAGCAGCAGCTGCAGGAG GAGCTGCAGCGTTTCCTGTTCCGGCAGAGGGAGATGGAGGCACACGGTGCCGAGGTCAGACAGCCCATGTTGCTGCGCTACCCCCTGCCCTACCCCCAGAATCCCTCCCCACCTCCACTCGTGCCCCAGAGGCCGGCCGAGCTGCAGTATGGGAACCCTTACTCCACCGAGGCGCCCAGAG ATCGTGTCGATGTCACGCTGTCTCCAGATCAGATTTCCCACCCTTCATCCGAGGCTTCGCCTTGCACCCTTCCCTGTGCACCCCCACTGTCACCACCCAGCCCCGGTCCAGGAGCACCGGGCTGGGCCCGGGAGGTGGTCTGCATCCAGCCGGCCCGCAGCTCATCTCCCCCCGAGAACATCGAGCATCCACCAGAGGCCCAGAAA GTGAGTGATGGAGCCCGACCGTCATGTGATCATCAGTCCAGCGGGTGCGGCGACGCCCGGAGAAGTTTCTGCTTTGACTCCAG CAGCGACATTCACAAGCGCTGCCCGCTGTGCGAGGTCATCTTCCCTCCCCACTTTGAGCAGCGCAGCTTCGAGCAGCACGTGGAGAGCCACTGGAAGGTGTGCCCCGTCTGCTCCGAGCAGTTCCCTCTCAACTGTCAGCAGCAGCTCTTCGAGAGGCACGTCCTCACGCACTTCGACGGCCACGTGCTGAACTTTGAGCAGATGGAGTAA